The following nucleotide sequence is from Dyella sp. BiH032.
GCCGTACCGAACTTCACCTTATCCGCCCACTCCTTGCTGACCTTGGAGAGGTAGTTGGTGAAGTTGAACGAGGTGCCCGAGCCGTCCGAGCGGTGCACGACCGTGATCTTCTTGGCCGGCAGGTTGAGGCCGGCGTTCAGCGCGGCGATCTTGGGGTCGTTCCAGTTGGTGATCTTGCCCAGGAAGATGTCGGCCAGGATGGCGCCATCGAGCTTGACCTGGTCGGCCTTGATGCCCGGGATGTTCACCACCGGCACGATGCCGCCCACCACCACCGGGAACTGGCCCAGCTTGAAGCTGGCGAGGTCTTCGGCCTTCACCGGCGCGTCGGTGGCGCCGAAGTCGATGGTGCCTTCCTTGATCTGCGCGACGCCCGCGCCGGAGCCGACCGACTGGTAGTTGAGCTTGTTGCCGGTCTTCTCGGCGTAAGCGGCGGACCACTTCGAGAGCACCGGGTAGACGAAGCTGGAGCCGGCGCCGGTGATGTCCGTGGCATGCGCGGACATGCCGAACAGCGAGGCCGCCGCGATCACGGCCGTCGAGCCGATGCGGGACAGATATTTGCTAGAGGTCAACACGGTTGCTCCTTAGTGATAAGGGTCACGGGGGATTCCCGCCCGACCGCTATTTCATGCGCGCCGTGTTGCAATGAAATGAGCTGAATGTTTCAGCGATATGACAGGCTGTCATATTGGGGCGCGGAAGGGCGGGGAATGGCAGGCCGGGCCTGCTTCTCCTTCCGTCTCCCGCGCAGCCGTGCGCCTTACAGCACGTCGAGCCCGATGTGCTCCCGCTCGAAGGTTTCCAGCCTCCGCCACCGGTTGACGATGGTGCAGAAGAGTTCGGCCGTGCGTTCGGCATCGTAGATGGCCGAGTGCGCTTCGCGCGTGTCGAAGACATGGCCGGCGGCCTGCACGGATTTGCTCAGCACCGTCTGGCCATAGGCCAGGCCGCCCAGCGTGGCGGTGTCGAAGCAGCTGAAGGGGTGGAATGGGTTGCGCTTGTGCCCCACGCGGCGCACGGCGGCATTGAGGAAGCCCAGGTCGAAGGCCGCGTTGTGGCCGACCAGGATCGCGCGCTGGCAGTCCACCTCGCGCATGCGCGCGCGGACTTCCTGGAAAACGTGGTCCAGCGCCGCCCGCTCGTGCAAGGCGCCGCGCAGCGGGTTGTCCGGGTCGATGCCGGTGATCTCCAGCGCCCGCGGGTCGATGTTGGCGCCCGGAAACGGCTCCACGTGGGCGGAAACTGCCGGCCGCGGGCGCAGATAACCCTCGGCGTCCATGTCCAGGGTGACGGCGGCGATCTCTAGGAGGGCGTCGCGCTCGGCGTCGAATCCGCCGGTTTCCACGTCCACGATGACCGGATAGAAGCCGCGGAAGCGGTCAGCCATGCGGCTGGCCATGCTGTTGCTCAGGTTTTCGGGGTTTTCCATCGCGGAAGCATATCAGCCGGCTGCGGGGCGCCGTGAGCCGGGCGGTGGGCATTTGTTGCAAGAGGGTGTGCCGGTGTCTTGGTTTTGTCATCTAAACAGCACGGAATCGTAAAGGGCCGGCCGCATCCTGCCGGCCATCCTGTTGGCCGGCCGATCGAGAGGGGGCGGTACAGGCAATGTCTACCAACATGCGGAGAACATCCATGCGTTCCAAGTTGCTCGCGGTGGCGATTGCCGCCGGTTTGGGCGTCGTCAGTTTCCACGTTGCCGCGGAGCCGGCGACGAAGGGCAAGGCCGCCCAGACCAGCCAGACGTCGCAGGCGTCCCAGAACGCCGAGATCGAGGCGCTGAAGGCCCAGCTCGCCGAGCTGCAGGCCAAGGTCATCGAGCTGGAACAGCGCACCGATGCGCAGTCCGACATCAACGTCAGCACCGGCCAGAACATCGAAGCCGTGCAGAAGGCCCAGGCCGTCGCTGACAAGAAGGTGGCGGTCATCGACAAGTTCGTGAACAACACGAAGGTCGGCGGCACGATGTTCTTCGACCTGACCAACGCCGACCACAAGGAAAAGGGCAAGACCGGCGGCTTCGTCAGCAAGGATGGCCATGGCTCGGTCAATGGCACCGGCTTCGACGTCAAGCGCTTCTACCTGACCATCGACCACCAGTTCGACGACGTGTGGTCGGCCAACCTGACTACCGACTTCAACTATCAGTCGACCCTGAGCCAGACCAGCCTGTTCGTGAAGAAGGCCTACGTGCAGGGCAAGTTCGATCCGCTCTTCGCGGTGCGCTTCGGTGCGACCGACATGCCGTGGATCCCCTACGTCGAGAAGTGGTACGGCTACCGCTTCATCGAGAACACCATCACCGACCGCAGCATCGACGGCGGCCGCGGCACCGTGGGCCAGGCCCCGGCCGGCCTGGGTTCGTTCGG
It contains:
- the rnt gene encoding ribonuclease T → MENPENLSNSMASRMADRFRGFYPVIVDVETGGFDAERDALLEIAAVTLDMDAEGYLRPRPAVSAHVEPFPGANIDPRALEITGIDPDNPLRGALHERAALDHVFQEVRARMREVDCQRAILVGHNAAFDLGFLNAAVRRVGHKRNPFHPFSCFDTATLGGLAYGQTVLSKSVQAAGHVFDTREAHSAIYDAERTAELFCTIVNRWRRLETFEREHIGLDVL
- the pstS gene encoding phosphate ABC transporter substrate-binding protein PstS — its product is MSAHATDITGAGSSFVYPVLSKWSAAYAEKTGNKLNYQSVGSGAGVAQIKEGTIDFGATDAPVKAEDLASFKLGQFPVVVGGIVPVVNIPGIKADQVKLDGAILADIFLGKITNWNDPKIAALNAGLNLPAKKITVVHRSDGSGTSFNFTNYLSKVSKEWADKVKFGTAVEWPTGVGGKGNEGVSQYVKQINGSIGYVEYAYAKKNAIAWVDMKNAAGQFVVPSAESFAAAAATADWASAKDFNVIMTNAPGAQAWPITATTWVVMYKTPKNAEHSKVAFEFFKWALNNGQNDAASLDYVALPDTLVKKIEAYWGSEFKH
- a CDS encoding carbohydrate porin translates to MRSKLLAVAIAAGLGVVSFHVAAEPATKGKAAQTSQTSQASQNAEIEALKAQLAELQAKVIELEQRTDAQSDINVSTGQNIEAVQKAQAVADKKVAVIDKFVNNTKVGGTMFFDLTNADHKEKGKTGGFVSKDGHGSVNGTGFDVKRFYLTIDHQFDDVWSANLTTDFNYQSTLSQTSLFVKKAYVQGKFDPLFAVRFGATDMPWIPYVEKWYGYRFIENTITDRSIDGGRGTVGQAPAGLGSFGNSSDWGVHALGATTGDNAINYQLSVVNGRGFRNPSRSDSVDVEARFGYQPIEQMVIAVGGYDGKRGNKVQNGTATQNATRGDVLVAYRDKTFGLGGEYFTAKNWDDVLKYNGQVPVPAVVRDKAEGYSLFGDWSFAPQWALFARYDRVDYKWWGLTGPQNKLKDVYYNAGVSYDVLKNLRLAFAWKHDKLEGPLKAFQYKTNEIGFWGVLSY